A segment of the Cinclus cinclus chromosome 3, bCinCin1.1, whole genome shotgun sequence genome:
tgttttcagagaTAAACAGGTATGACAGCTTTGAACACAAAATCCATACTAATCAGGTCATAAACTTGTGCTGTCACtgtaagtgaaaaataaaagctttactACAAAGACACACTAAAACACTCTGCTTTATAGTGGAACTCCTTTAGATCAGTAAAATCTATACCATCATCAGTAAAAGTGACAAGGAAGGGAAAGCATGGACATCAGTAACATCACCACTGCCAGGTGCCTTTACAAGCAACCCAGTCTCAGCTggtagtttttcttttaattaaattactgAATTCAAAGTCTTTCCTTTTATACtcctaaaatttaaaaactgacaACAATTTTACCAATAGCTGTCAATGAGAACAGAGATAAATTAGTTCTTTATTGAATATCTTTTAAAGAAACCTGGGGTGTGAACATTTTGTCGCCCTCAGGAAGCAAGCAGTCCCTGGACACCCACATAGGACAAGGTATTTCCTTCATACACATGTGTATTGTGTGGATACACAGAAGTAGATAAAATTGCTATTATTTTTGCTCCTCTGATACAAGAGCAACGGAGAGGTTCCCATGCTTTGGGGAACTGAAAAACAGATGGAAACAAGAGAAGCCAAAACCCCAGctctggttgttttttgttgtaaATCAATCCCTCTGTTCTCAGTCACAGCCCCAAAGAGCTGATTCTGCAGGCATTCTTCCCAGCCTCAGAGAACTGGGGACATGGCTCCAAAGCCCCAACCTAAGTCTTAATTCTATCTGCCtcacaataaatattttgctgaatgagaaaaaaaaacaacaaacaaacaaaaaaaaccccaaccaaccaaccaaaaaaaaaaaaaaaaaaacagcaacaaaaaaacccctgaactTGGTTTGCTATCATCaaggaaaaatctttttctgctttccaggagGATACCAACACAGTCTGACATTAATCAAAAAGGTAGTTTGGCATTTTAGGGAGAGAAGCTGATGTCTAATAGATAAGAACAGCAAGTAAACCCTTGAGGCAGCAGCCACTACAGAGACAAAGAGgtgatgaaaaaaatcaatgtgaAGTAGtatcagagggaaaaggggaatttAACTTACATCCCCAGCAAACTCTGCTGGCTGACTGCTGTAAGGGGTAATGGCTGAAAGTGAGTAAAATTATAAAAGAtgtaggaagaaattcttccatgtgagggtggtgaagcactggaacaggtttcccaaagaagctgtggatgttccatccctggaagagttcaaggccaagctgaatggggctctgagtagcctagtggaaggtgtctctacTGATGGCAGGGGGATTGAAGCATGATGGCATTTATGGTTCCTTCCAAACCAagccattttatgattctgtgactgtttATGGTTTTAATCCAATACTTACATTGTAAAACAAGTCCAGGATACTTTTTCTCGCTGTAATTATTATGTAGACAAAATCCTAACCTCAACTGTGGTTCATTTACTATCTGTGCGCTGGTTTCCCTACAATTTCTAATCCTATCCTAATATAAGGCCTGACAGCATTATGTCAGCAGTGTAGAGCACACTTAGCCTTATATAAGCTCCAAGCAGAAACAACATTACACCAACACAGTATAAACTGCAGGCCCAAAAATCACTATTTCAGATAGGTTTTCAGGCATATAATCAGGTTTGGATAACTTGTAACAGTCTCAAGTAACAACTACAGTCACCCTTACTCTGTAACAATTTTAACATGAACACTATTCTTCTAAACCATGTTAGCCTAAATCTCAGGTCATggtatttttgttgctttttcttttctgttttctccttctgttttctccttctaACTCTCCTGATAACTGAGCAGGTAATTTTGGTCAATTGttagaaaaccagaaaatctaTGACTGTACATGTAGCTATACCATTATAAATCACCTTCCTAGAGCTTACATGGGTCTTTCACTGAAATTCACCAATATAACAAATGATAatagaagaaataataatatatCTTCAATAGAGAACAAAATATTCAAATGAACAAACTACATCATGAATTTTGTAAAgtgcacaaaaatattaatgaaaatattaaaaacaaggTTTTTAATGTTACCATGAAAACTTCTGAAATATCGTTAAATTAGACAGAAATAATCTAATGGGACTTTTTGGCTCTAATATATTGGGAGACAGCagcaacagttttaaaaaaaattacactaatGAAATACACCATATCTTAGCAGCATAAAAAAAGTCCCTACCATTAGATAAAACTGCAGGCCTAGTAAGCATAAACCTGACAAGATCCTAAATAtagttttcattaaaagaatGGATTTCCATGGAATCCTAGAGGTAACATTTGTTGTTCTGTTTACATTGTATTCTGGTAGTAAACCCAACTATAGCCAATCATGTTCCCCCCCCTCTAATCCTCCCAAAATTGCACAGAGTACTGAAAATTTAATCAAGTTAGAAGATATGGCCACACTGAAAAAGCcatatgaaacaaaacaaaattcgACCTAAAGCCTAAAGACAAATGACCCCAGCAAACAACTATCATTGTCAAAGAACTGCAGTTTCAAACTACCGACCGATGCTCCCCACACACGTAGATGGCACTGGGCCGGATGCGCCGCCTTGTATGGCCAGGGAGCTGTGGCAAGAACTTGAAGAATCTGGGCATCAAGTCTAAGCATGCATCATGGAACTTCTTAATCCTCCAGTAGTAAATCAGTGGGTTCAGTGCAGACTTGAGGTAGCAGAGCCAAAGGAGCCAAGTGCTTATCTCAAAAAAGTTGTGCTTGTAGTAGAAGTGGCTGTTGAACGTGGCAATAAGGCTGTAAGTGGTGAATGGCGCCCAACAGACTATGAAGACAAGGAACAAAATCAAGATGGTTGTGAAGGCACGAGTTTTAAAGCTCATATCAATATTCATCTGAAAAGGTCTCTGTAAGCTCATGAGACCAAGTTTGCTGGCCTGGCTGAGACATATGCTATCAGGGTGGCTATGGATACGAACTGCGTTGTGGCGAACGGTGTTGAGTATGCCCATAAAAGAATACAGCATTACCaggaatggaataaaaaaagaaattagcaAGATAATTATCACGTAGGCTCGGTAACCTGGGCTTGTAGAGTAGCCAAAAACACACTGAGGTGCTCTCGAGGGTATCTGCAGATTAGGATTCCCTACTGATAACGGAAAAGCAACAACAAAGGATGCTGCCCAGGAAATCACAATAAGAATCTTTGCACGGTAGGGGTTCAGTTTATCTTGCCTCTGAACTATGATAAGAAATCGGTCGATACTAATAATAAGAAGAATGGCTACCCCCTCTATGACAAAAAGCCAGAAGAACATGGCAGAAACTCTGCAAAATatatccccaaaaatccactgAGTGGTAATGATTGTTACCAGAGCAAATGGCATgttcagcactgccagcagcaggtctgCAAAAGCCAGGCTTGCTAAGAGGATATTAATTGCAGATCGCATAGCTGCCTTCTGGTAGACCATCAGGCAGACAACAAAGTTTCCAAGGAAAGAAACCAACAGGATAAATATCATAGCAGCAGAAAGAATGATCTGGAGCGGCAAACTCAAGCTCCTGAAAACTTCTTGTGATGGCAGGATAGCTGTGGTGTTTACCAGGAAAGTACTTCTCTGAGTGGTGAGCACAGCACCTGAACTATACCTCAATGGCTGTGTTGTGCCACTATGAAGCAAGAACTGGGGGGTGGTAAAATTCGTATAGGCATTTTCATAAACAATGAAAGTAGCATTTGAGGTCCCAGAGTGGGCCAGCGTCAACATTGCTGAGAAAACCATTGCTtcaggaaaaatgaaagcagaaccAAAGGTCTTCAAGGCATTTCATCTTGTTCAGGCAGTATTTTGAACTGGTCATTTAACAATCAAAATTCAAGGTTTGAAAGCATCAAAGTTCTTAAGTTCATGTCAATATTTCcatctgaaaaagaagaaagaaatgtaaatacATGAAGTAAAACTCTCTGAAACCAGTGGGAACCTAATGATTGCTCAGCTTTCCTTAATGAGAATAGTATCCTTAATATAGGTTTACACTTCAGGTTGACACAATTTACTTTAGCACCAGATGTGGGAGTCTCGTAATATTTGGCCTTTCTCTCATATGTCATATTCCCATAGTCCTTCTGATACTGTACAATACTCTCAACTCACCATGCCATTTTTACCTACCCTTACCAAGGCTGAGAACTCTTGCGTTTGAAAACAAACTCTACTGATTAAGAGTGAATAAATCAAactagtatttttttatttaaatcttgTAATTTTTGTACTAATTTAATTACTCTGTTTTGAAATTGCCTTCAGGTGAAAActttaatatttctaaatatcCTAACCTGTTACTATGAAATAACTCATTCACAAGATAAAATGATTTCTTGATTTGTTTCATTAGGGCTGACTAAGGTGCAGGAAACCACCATTTCTTTGGTCCCTATAACTCTTTTCTGGGCAGTAAGCTTTCCTGCTTCCACTGATGTGGGCACGTTTTTGTGAATTTGTCTTGGTATCCCATATAATTTAACCACGTGCACTCTCTTTTTCCTTGTAAATCTAATCCTTAGACATCCTTCTGAACTCTCTCCCTTGTTATAGtaatagaatggtttgggctggaagggactgtAAAGATcttctagttccaacccccctgctcTAGCAgtgacactttccactagaccaagctgctcagagctccatccaatGTAGCCTTGaaaacttccagggataggACACCCACAACATCTGTGGGAAACCTGTACCAGTGCATCAGAAgtctcacagtaaagaatttcttcctaatatctagtGTGTATGTCTCATCCTTCAGCTTAAGACCACTGCCCTGAGTTTGTagaaagtccctctccagccctcctgcaggcCCCCCTATAGGTACTGACACAATGCAACATTTCCTTTTAGAGTTTACAAACACTGTCTTGTTGCACTATTACTACTAGTATTGTATCATTACGTATATTTGTATGCATATATTCTtaacaaataaaatgcaaaagagTTGAGAGCTCTCTCTTCAGTGCTAGCTCCTTCCCTTGGAGGAGCTATATCTTGGGCTATTAAATTAAACACTCTCAGAGAACACTGGCATATGATCAAGCTGGAAACCAGAAGGATTCTATGCCCTTTTCAAAAAACAATCACTACAGCCAGAAACAAAGTGGGCTTCACCTCATTCATTCTGGATGACTGCAATAATCCCTTCTGGCTGTTTTCATGCTCATCATTCGAAAAGGGATAAAGGCATCTTCAGAGGGCAACCTCTCCCCTCCATCTCTGCACATGATGACAAGCTTGTGCTACTAACACAAACAACTTATGGTAGAACAATCCCTGCCCACAGCATTAATGCAGGTTCTGTTTAGTATCAATGTCAGGCAAAAATAAAGGagggaagaaatgttttttatgAACACAAGGACCACAGGCTTTGTGTAAGACAAAAAGTTCACCCTTTGCTGGATAATACTTCACCAACAAAGAAATTAACTGTAAGACAAGAAAGCCTAATCTATGCCCCCAGTCTGGACTTGTAGCAATCTGAAAGCAAGCCTGCTCAGGCTGCTGTCAAGAATGCATCAAATAACATAGGCCCTATGACCTGCTCCTTTAATTCCCTGACTATTTGAAAGCTCTACCACTAGATGATTTCCAGGGCCAGACTACcatcagcatttttatttcagataaattATTAACCTGTGTTCTTTAAtatcacaaaaatatattacaaaCATCCCAATTTAATTGACTCTTATGGTGGGCTGATCCATGTGCCCACAAGAGCCACTCTTTTCACACCCCTCCTCAACTGACCAGGGGAGAAGGAGTATTACGAAAGGCTTGTATGTTGAAGTAAGAACAGGGAGAGACCGTTCACCTGTTACTATGACAGGCAAAAACTCATCTTGGGGAAATTAGACTAAATTATTACCAATTAAATCACAGTGGGGAATGAGAAAACAGAGCTCAATATTAAAAACACCTCCAACCCCAcccctctcttcttccttagTTTAAGGTTCTGCCTAATTATCTCTATCTCCTCCCCACCAGCAATGCAGAGGGATGGGGAACAGGGGTTGCAGTCAGTTCACCACacattttttctgctgctccttcctcattAAGGGAAAGGCTCAaactcttcctcttctccagcGTGAATTCCTCCCACGGGAGTCTTCTGTGAACTTCTCCAACAGAAGTCtctcccacaggctgcagttttTCTTGAACACTCATGTGTGGTTCCCTTCCACTTACATTGGCTCTACTGGTCagaggaagcttctggcagcttctcacaaaaagccacccctgtagccAAAACCTTGTCACACAAACCCAAGAGTGTCATAAAAATTCCACTTTCTAGAGGTCTTACTGCTTGAATGAAAGttataattttctattttgtcCTATTATATTTCAAAGATTGCACAGCTCAGCAAAAGCATATAAAGCCATCTACATCATTATTTTGCAAAAATGACCAATTCCATTAACTTTAttatagatttttctttccctccattccttctcttaaaaatttatttttacactaACTCCTTTAGAGAAAGACCTCAATATCAATTACAAGCTAAAGCTCTTCTTTCTTTTACCTATATAAACTTTTCCTTTACTAGAccttaacatttttttgaataaaatatgTAACCAACAGGAAAAAGGTTAACAGAACTTTCCagaataaataagaaatattttagcaaTGAACAAGAAAATCTCACCCAAAGTTCCACTGAGGTTTATGATTCAACAAGCTGAGAACACCATGAAGGAAAGGAAGCTGTAGCATTCTGCAGGGACTGCAAAAGAACATAAATTCAACAAATAATTTTGGACTTAAAATCTTGGAGCAAGAAAATTAGATCCCCAGGGTAGTATCTTTTAGAGCTGTGTAAGCAGTAAGTCAGCAAAGGTAACTTCTGCATTTCTGATTGACTTTGTATAGGTATTTCCACCAAGGCTCTAAAAGAAACTAATCTGCCATCAGATAAATGTAAAACCCTCCTAGAGACAATAATCTGTTtcacacaggaaacaaaaaaaggagcatTTAGTTTTATGGAGAAAAGAGGTCACCAGAATGATcctacaaataaaattttactggGGTTTAAGCTCTTTAATCTATagaggagaagagggaaataCAAAACCATACATTTGCTGATGATGAACATGAACTGTTTTTCAGgtcaatttaataaaaacaaaggtCAACTATAAAAAGGTACAGAGGGCTCTCTCGAGAGTTAGTGGAAAGCTAACCGTCCGCCCCATAAAATTCAGCACTAGAGATAAAGATATGCCTGTATTGAAAAAAGTTATCTGCACAGTAACAGATGCTAAACCAATATTTaccacccagaagaaaaacagatctTCAAATTTTCATAGTATGCTCTAGGAAAACATCAGCCATGTGTTCAGAATTGTTAGCAaaagaacagagcagaaaaccAGGAGGCAGCTATATACACTGTATATTTAGATACACCACCTGCTGCAATACATATCTATGGCATCTCTTCAGTACTATGTTCAGTTCTTGAACACTGAGCACCACTTGATCTCTATTAAAAAGCAACTGAACAAAGATATCATAGAGGTCTACCAAGTTTTTAGTGACACAGGGAAAGTGAATGATTGCTGTCACTCATAAGAATAGAAAAAGTCAAAGAAATCACAAAATGCCTCTGGAGATCATGTTCTACAACCTCTCCAATctctctgctcaagcagggctgCCTAGTAGAGGCCGACAGTAGggaaaaattttcttctgatgCTCATGGGGAATCTCCTGTTTCAGTTTCTACCCACTGCCTCTATCACCTGGTACCACTGAAAAGATCCTGGCTCTGCCCTCTTTGTATCCTCTCTTCAAGTATTTATATACATTGCTAAGatccccctgagccttctctgcttcaggctgaacagtcctgcctctctcagcctttcctcacagaagGG
Coding sequences within it:
- the GPR63 gene encoding probable G-protein coupled receptor 63, with the protein product MVFSAMLTLAHSGTSNATFIVYENAYTNFTTPQFLLHSGTTQPLRYSSGAVLTTQRSTFLVNTTAILPSQEVFRSLSLPLQIILSAAMIFILLVSFLGNFVVCLMVYQKAAMRSAINILLASLAFADLLLAVLNMPFALVTIITTQWIFGDIFCRVSAMFFWLFVIEGVAILLIISIDRFLIIVQRQDKLNPYRAKILIVISWAASFVVAFPLSVGNPNLQIPSRAPQCVFGYSTSPGYRAYVIIILLISFFIPFLVMLYSFMGILNTVRHNAVRIHSHPDSICLSQASKLGLMSLQRPFQMNIDMSFKTRAFTTILILFLVFIVCWAPFTTYSLIATFNSHFYYKHNFFEISTWLLWLCYLKSALNPLIYYWRIKKFHDACLDLMPRFFKFLPQLPGHTRRRIRPSAIYVCGEHRSVV